In Bacteroidales bacterium, the following proteins share a genomic window:
- a CDS encoding N-acetyltransferase, giving the protein MIEIREERKEDFGAVRIVNDMAFNQPQEGNIVEKLRKSSLDLLSLVAVKDGKIVGHIFFSPVEIPEHQNIRHGMGLAPLAVIPEYQGKGIGSMLVREGISRLKSKQVPFIIVLGHDTYYPKFDFERASDYGIKCQWDGVPDEAFMIIILDKEIMKDVSGVAKYRDEFNEAI; this is encoded by the coding sequence ATGATCGAAATAAGGGAAGAAAGAAAAGAAGATTTTGGAGCAGTCAGGATCGTTAATGACATGGCATTCAACCAGCCACAGGAAGGCAACATCGTAGAGAAGCTCAGGAAATCAAGCCTGGATCTACTGTCGTTAGTGGCTGTTAAAGATGGAAAAATAGTCGGCCATATTTTCTTCAGTCCTGTCGAAATTCCGGAACATCAAAACATAAGACATGGAATGGGACTGGCCCCACTGGCTGTTATACCCGAATACCAGGGAAAGGGAATCGGTTCAATGCTGGTCAGGGAAGGAATCAGCAGATTAAAATCGAAACAGGTGCCTTTCATCATTGTCCTCGGACACGATACTTATTACCCTAAGTTCGACTTTGAACGGGCTTCGGATTACGGCATAAAATGTCAATGGGATGGAGTCCCGGATGAAGCCTTCATGATCATCATCCTTGATAAGGAAATCATGAAAGACGTCAGTGGCGTTGCAAAATACAGGGATGAATTTAATGAGGCCATCTGA
- a CDS encoding nucleoside deaminase, whose amino-acid sequence MMVFTDEYYMREALKEARKALDLDEVPVGAVIVCYDRIIARGHNLTERLNDVTAHAEMQAFTSAANYLGAKYLEECTLYVTLEPCVMCAGAAFWTQIDRVVYGAADDKRGYTKTNAPLLHPRTKVVPGILEAECADLLIEFFKSKRQDATE is encoded by the coding sequence ATGATGGTATTCACAGACGAATATTACATGCGAGAAGCCCTGAAGGAGGCGAGGAAAGCGCTCGATCTGGATGAAGTGCCAGTTGGCGCTGTCATCGTCTGCTACGACCGGATCATCGCACGGGGCCATAACCTGACCGAGCGGCTTAATGACGTCACGGCCCACGCCGAGATGCAGGCTTTCACGTCAGCCGCTAACTACCTGGGTGCGAAATACCTGGAAGAATGCACCCTTTACGTGACCCTCGAACCATGCGTAATGTGCGCGGGGGCTGCTTTTTGGACGCAAATCGACCGGGTGGTTTATGGTGCCGCTGACGACAAGCGCGGTTACACAAAAACCAATGCGCCATTGCTTCATCCCCGCACGAAAGTAGTGCCGGGCATCCTCGAAGCAGAATGTGCTGACTTGCTGATAGAATTTTTCAAATCAAAACGACAAGATGCAACTGAATAA
- the rhaD gene encoding rhamnulose-1-phosphate aldolase has product MQLNKTNEGAREAAARIGEVAGLLWEKGWAEGSGGNISVNVTEFYPGIRMDFRIFPMIPLEVKYPAIAHHHIFITAKGSRMRNLAKDPSTGLCLIKLSKKGDCYQVLYEDPEHPLFPSSELPSHLAIHHHMVKQGQGEKAIVHTHADELVALTHDKNLQSEARLNEILLKMHTETAFFIPEGIGYVPLEVPGSQELAKATLKSLKDHRIILWEKHGCLATGKDVHEAFDRIDLMAKAARIYLMCRTAGID; this is encoded by the coding sequence ATGCAACTGAATAAAACCAACGAGGGAGCGCGGGAAGCCGCAGCCCGCATCGGCGAAGTGGCCGGGCTGCTCTGGGAAAAAGGCTGGGCAGAAGGAAGCGGGGGGAACATCTCGGTAAATGTGACAGAGTTCTACCCGGGAATCCGCATGGATTTCCGCATCTTTCCGATGATCCCGCTGGAGGTGAAATACCCCGCCATCGCCCATCATCACATATTTATCACAGCCAAAGGATCCCGCATGCGGAACCTGGCCAAAGACCCAAGTACGGGCCTTTGCCTGATCAAGCTATCGAAGAAAGGAGACTGTTACCAGGTGCTCTATGAAGATCCGGAACATCCCCTCTTCCCCTCTTCAGAACTACCTTCACATTTAGCCATCCATCATCACATGGTGAAGCAGGGACAGGGAGAAAAGGCCATCGTCCATACCCATGCCGATGAACTTGTAGCACTCACGCACGATAAAAACCTTCAAAGCGAAGCCCGCCTGAATGAGATCCTCCTGAAAATGCATACTGAAACAGCCTTTTTTATTCCTGAAGGCATAGGCTATGTGCCGCTGGAAGTGCCTGGTTCGCAGGAGTTGGCAAAAGCCACCCTTAAATCTCTCAAAGACCACAGGATCATCCTTTGGGAAAAGCACGGTTGCCTGGCGACAGGAAAAGATGTGCACGAAGCCTTTGACCGCATCGACCTGATGGCTAAAGCGGCACGGATCTACCTAATGTGCAGGACTGCCGGAATTGATTAA
- a CDS encoding metallophosphoesterase produces the protein MSLKSLFFRTFIIATIIFLATSCNTNQTPAKQPANEFSFVFMTDIHVQPENNAEAGFRAAITKVNELNPEFVITGGDLVMDCLGQTHGRADTIYNIYTAMEKEFKMPVYNTMGNHEHYGWYASSGADTNHPEYGEKMFEKRIGPRFQRIDHKGWVFLILDSVVKDGKGGYEGGIDAEQIQWIKNQLTNIAPETPIVISLHIPLLTTEAQILRGATVANEPGEVVVNSREVLGLFQNHNLKLVLQGHLHYYETLYVFGTNFVTGGAVSAAWWEGSYLGTEEGFVLVNVKGDSVSWEYVDYGWAVK, from the coding sequence ATGAGCCTAAAATCTTTATTCTTTCGCACTTTCATTATTGCTACCATCATCTTTCTTGCCACATCCTGCAATACCAATCAAACCCCGGCAAAACAACCCGCCAACGAATTCAGCTTCGTTTTCATGACCGACATCCACGTCCAGCCTGAAAATAATGCCGAAGCAGGCTTCCGGGCAGCGATCACCAAAGTGAATGAACTGAATCCCGAATTCGTCATCACCGGCGGCGACCTGGTGATGGATTGCCTGGGACAAACTCATGGCCGGGCCGATACGATTTATAATATCTATACGGCCATGGAGAAGGAATTCAAAATGCCGGTTTACAACACTATGGGCAACCATGAGCACTACGGCTGGTATGCCAGCAGCGGCGCTGATACCAACCATCCCGAATACGGGGAGAAGATGTTTGAAAAACGTATCGGGCCGCGTTTCCAGCGCATCGATCACAAAGGCTGGGTCTTCCTGATCCTTGATTCCGTGGTGAAGGACGGCAAAGGCGGCTATGAAGGAGGCATCGATGCAGAACAGATACAGTGGATAAAGAATCAACTTACCAATATCGCCCCGGAGACCCCGATCGTCATCAGCCTCCACATTCCGCTCCTGACCACCGAAGCCCAGATCCTGCGCGGGGCAACGGTCGCCAATGAGCCAGGCGAAGTGGTTGTCAATTCCAGAGAGGTCCTCGGTCTTTTTCAAAACCATAATCTAAAACTGGTGCTCCAGGGCCATCTTCATTACTACGAAACGCTCTATGTCTTCGGCACCAACTTTGTAACCGGCGGCGCTGTATCAGCAGCCTGGTGGGAAGGATCATACTTAGGCACGGAGGAAGGGTTTGTGCTGGTGAACGTTAAGGGAGATTCTGTGAGTTGGGAATATGTTGATTACGGGTGGGCAGTTAAGTAA
- a CDS encoding T9SS type A sorting domain-containing protein, whose amino-acid sequence MIRWFSILVILIWTAPLSGQSDDHRNFLPPYNFRVDSVSLLATWESPKIVLLDEDFDSGSFPPEEWTVNSLGVGWLGVESPDYYYWHVPEHPGGFALANDDSAPYSNNGSMDYLVTPVMDLTVADSFKLFFDSYFDGGYGQRAFLEYSLDSGNTWQLLLPLDADLDWKNQEVDLSSFSGTDGENKFQLAFHADDFGYYASGWAIDNVVVYSNRNPNQVIKYKVFLDSDLIAQVTTTSYQYNFEFYSIHNCGVLARYQDGISDTVWQNVRSDYFPKPYHLMATAPDDAAILWWEPPDNPDYLIGYNVYRNDILIAYVYCTEPGCCNYIDPIDYSEESVFLYEVTALYELSEYGFPGEIGESMKEGPAGVYSCCWNELDFFEDWSDWIYNYWKFSGNNWKVDPELGNEAPAAVFSTDSILNQYEDTLQSYFFLNWGIVDIILEYDLSLSSVNATGDEKLLVQVYDYLNDTWNTVLTYDNLEGSFGWRRDTVNITSYFNDNSFRIRFDAQGENSADINYWAIDNIAVRRACYPPKNVQATISPSSEDSVLVTWEEPLPKLGEWRQWDDGEQSSKVGVGVGKYMWMSCAVLWTPDQLANLKDATLTSIGFIPCNGGTFYKIAIWTGENKDLVYAQAAGNLDIDHWNNISLDVPMKVDITRDLMVGYQYSQATGFSMSVDDGPCIDGFGNLYQFGLNQPWTTLFEVNPELDYNWNIKAYFEREGYPVWKYQLFKSVDGNDPEMIAELEGLEYIDMVSSGYMTSCYKLKSVFPDGCESDYSTEACVIFTNTDPVELKNDGYLRIFPNPSAREVSIESSETLQFVSIFNSFGKLMSKKMVDERYYEIQVSDYPAGVYMVRVETSRQTISRKVLIIH is encoded by the coding sequence ATGATCAGATGGTTTAGCATATTAGTCATCCTGATATGGACTGCTCCCCTCTCCGGACAAAGCGACGATCATCGTAATTTCCTTCCTCCCTATAACTTCCGGGTTGATTCCGTCTCTTTGCTGGCCACCTGGGAATCACCGAAAATCGTCCTCCTGGATGAAGATTTTGATAGCGGTTCTTTTCCTCCGGAAGAATGGACTGTAAATAGTCTTGGCGTTGGCTGGCTGGGTGTTGAATCCCCTGATTATTACTACTGGCATGTTCCGGAACATCCGGGAGGTTTTGCCCTTGCAAATGATGACAGCGCGCCCTATAGTAACAATGGAAGTATGGACTACCTGGTCACCCCGGTTATGGATCTGACCGTTGCCGATAGCTTCAAGCTCTTCTTCGATTCATATTTTGATGGCGGTTACGGACAGCGGGCTTTCCTGGAATATAGCCTGGACAGCGGAAATACCTGGCAGCTTCTCCTTCCGTTGGATGCCGACCTGGACTGGAAAAACCAGGAAGTCGATCTTTCATCGTTCTCCGGAACAGATGGCGAAAACAAATTCCAACTCGCCTTTCATGCTGATGATTTCGGTTATTATGCCTCCGGCTGGGCTATCGACAATGTGGTGGTTTACTCCAACCGGAATCCGAACCAGGTTATCAAATACAAAGTATTCCTGGATTCGGATTTAATTGCCCAGGTCACTACCACTTCGTACCAATATAATTTTGAGTTTTACAGCATTCATAACTGCGGAGTTCTTGCACGTTACCAGGATGGCATCTCGGATACGGTTTGGCAAAATGTACGCTCGGATTATTTTCCCAAACCCTATCACCTTATGGCAACCGCACCAGATGACGCTGCAATTCTGTGGTGGGAGCCCCCTGATAATCCTGATTACCTGATTGGTTATAATGTTTACCGGAATGATATTCTTATAGCTTATGTCTATTGCACCGAACCGGGCTGCTGCAATTACATTGATCCCATTGATTACAGTGAAGAGTCAGTTTTTCTTTACGAAGTCACAGCCCTTTACGAGTTAAGTGAATATGGATTTCCGGGTGAAATCGGAGAATCCATGAAAGAAGGGCCGGCAGGGGTGTATAGTTGTTGCTGGAATGAGCTTGATTTCTTTGAAGACTGGTCGGATTGGATATACAATTACTGGAAATTCTCCGGTAATAACTGGAAAGTCGATCCGGAATTGGGCAATGAAGCGCCTGCTGCCGTTTTCAGCACGGATTCGATCCTGAACCAATATGAAGATACACTTCAAAGCTACTTTTTTTTAAACTGGGGAATTGTGGATATCATCCTCGAATATGATTTGTCGCTTTCTTCAGTCAATGCAACCGGGGATGAAAAACTGCTGGTACAGGTGTATGATTATTTAAATGATACCTGGAATACGGTTTTGACATACGATAATCTTGAAGGAAGCTTTGGCTGGCGGCGTGATACCGTTAATATCACGTCATATTTCAACGACAATTCCTTTAGGATCCGGTTCGATGCCCAGGGTGAAAATTCAGCAGATATCAATTACTGGGCTATTGATAACATCGCAGTAAGACGAGCATGTTATCCACCTAAAAATGTGCAGGCAACCATCTCACCTTCTTCAGAGGATTCCGTCCTGGTGACCTGGGAAGAACCATTACCTAAACTGGGTGAATGGCGCCAATGGGATGATGGGGAGCAAAGCTCCAAGGTTGGCGTCGGGGTAGGAAAATATATGTGGATGTCATGTGCAGTGCTGTGGACACCAGATCAGTTGGCAAATTTAAAAGATGCCACACTGACTTCAATTGGATTTATTCCGTGCAATGGCGGAACATTTTATAAAATTGCAATCTGGACCGGTGAGAATAAAGACCTTGTTTATGCCCAGGCAGCCGGCAATCTCGATATCGACCACTGGAACAATATCTCATTGGATGTGCCGATGAAGGTCGATATTACCAGGGATCTCATGGTCGGGTATCAATATTCTCAAGCTACCGGATTTTCGATGTCCGTAGATGATGGCCCATGTATTGACGGCTTTGGCAATCTTTATCAATTTGGATTAAATCAACCCTGGACAACATTGTTTGAAGTTAACCCGGAACTGGATTATAACTGGAATATCAAAGCCTATTTTGAAAGGGAAGGCTATCCGGTTTGGAAATACCAGTTATTCAAAAGCGTAGACGGGAATGATCCCGAAATGATCGCCGAGCTTGAAGGCCTGGAATATATCGATATGGTAAGTTCCGGTTATATGACATCGTGTTATAAGCTGAAATCGGTCTTTCCCGACGGTTGCGAATCGGATTATTCTACAGAGGCATGCGTGATATTCACAAATACCGATCCGGTTGAACTGAAGAATGACGGATATCTGAGAATCTTCCCCAATCCGTCTGCGCGGGAGGTGAGTATTGAGTCGTCTGAAACCTTGCAGTTTGTCAGCATTTTCAATTCTTTTGGTAAATTGATGTCGAAAAAAATGGTGGATGAAAGGTATTATGAAATACAAGTTTCAGATTATCCGGCAGGGGTTTACATGGTCAGGGTTGAGACGAGCAGGCAGACGATTTCCCGGAAGGTGCTGATAATTCATTGA
- a CDS encoding T9SS type A sorting domain-containing protein: protein MMKKLYRLCFVLFFLLFGDIGFPQAVQPTSEVIPSRAITDSRFTVVATVMDDDTWCHIEWPGRSYYLELLHNDREKEIDYYQIDRFSNFDPNGSPLLGDTTFLDTTSLSEYHDYDWAGLPQGWFAYGVKSHYTSGEWSDYNVSNVVGHLNSFTVFISVILCDTTWWEYTVLTVNGVVYPIDMEGGSGSITLEFCSPGGIHIDITVYAPGNDYYILENQYIGSDKVFNIMLSCRHYPIRNLSVDPVSLHATWDPPQVVGLDQDFEDNIFPPAGWQALSEGNGWFRTSDGSGAGWSIPGWYSYYACTNDLFVGDSNNGSMDYLITPAPNLDYRFNNFLSFYSYFDGINGQEAFIEYSFDYSEWETLYQLEPSTSWELIELDLSAFSGPESDRIWFAFHADDNGQDASGWAIDSVRVYSPEPPYTLTGYWVFLNDTLIATTDTTFLDLPALSYGQEYTLNVKAQYTSGLSSSEYVSFISEYLYPPSCFYQADTGLLPLIMCPPMDSTGAIPPGFLGYNLYRDGDFVEFVPTGPIPPIYVDEGLQPGIYQYELTALYDLTSYGYPGETGESMPLETEFICRYGYPLDFLENWDSGNFDENNWTTDGPNWSINGQAGHPAPTAEFTWDPIQSNYFISLESYPLQADSMSEGQIFLDFDIKLDAVMPTGNEFLFVQVWNWESQVWATADTFSNLEGSFDWLSEHLDITPLAMNEVFKIRFSAHGENSINILSWCIDNIHVYRTCKAPYDLEVHANYFTGDIELNWKSPLGIGFVDQWIYWDDGVNAGNSIGVSTPLDIDVAARWEPAQLTDFEGASVIQIAFFPAEEETTYKVRVWIGADAANMVVDQEVISPLIGQWNYVTLDTPVPIDITQELWVGYQFNGYTGYPAGVDDGPAIDGYGNMLKFGDWQTLLEIDPELDYNWNIAAHIQSLDDKNRDSQNSVKYAIYRSDDGEPYFLREYSDQNYYLDDSVCGGINYHLYKVSALFINENDTCESGFSNEGWEGCPGIVENENDSLSIYPNPSSDVIRVESTETLHSVSIYNSFSELMLKKKVDDRHLEIPVSGYPSGVYMIRVETEKETISRKVLIIH, encoded by the coding sequence ATGATGAAAAAGTTATACCGTTTGTGTTTCGTGCTTTTTTTTCTCCTGTTTGGAGATATAGGATTTCCCCAGGCTGTGCAACCCACGTCTGAGGTTATACCAAGCCGGGCAATTACCGATTCCAGGTTCACTGTCGTGGCCACTGTCATGGATGACGACACCTGGTGCCACATAGAATGGCCCGGTCGGTCTTATTACCTGGAACTTTTACACAATGACAGGGAAAAGGAAATTGATTATTACCAGATCGACCGTTTTTCCAATTTCGATCCGAACGGCTCTCCCCTGCTTGGCGACACGACATTTCTGGACACAACCTCCCTCTCGGAATATCATGATTATGATTGGGCCGGATTGCCGCAAGGGTGGTTTGCTTATGGTGTAAAATCGCACTATACCAGCGGGGAATGGTCGGATTACAATGTTTCCAATGTTGTAGGACATCTGAATTCATTTACTGTATTCATCAGTGTTATTTTATGCGACACGACCTGGTGGGAATATACCGTTTTAACAGTTAACGGAGTAGTTTACCCGATCGATATGGAGGGTGGAAGCGGATCAATTACTCTTGAGTTTTGTTCACCCGGTGGAATACACATTGACATTACAGTATATGCGCCTGGAAATGATTATTATATTCTTGAAAATCAATATATTGGTTCTGATAAGGTTTTTAATATAATGCTATCGTGCAGACATTATCCCATAAGGAATTTATCTGTGGATCCGGTTTCGCTGCATGCAACATGGGATCCACCTCAGGTAGTTGGTCTCGATCAGGATTTTGAAGATAATATTTTTCCTCCAGCCGGCTGGCAGGCATTAAGCGAGGGGAATGGCTGGTTCAGGACCAGTGATGGAAGCGGCGCCGGATGGAGCATTCCCGGATGGTATAGCTATTATGCATGCACAAATGACTTGTTTGTTGGTGACAGCAATAACGGAAGCATGGATTATCTGATCACTCCCGCTCCTAATCTTGACTACAGGTTCAATAACTTTCTTTCATTTTATAGTTATTTTGATGGCATCAACGGGCAGGAGGCCTTTATAGAATACAGCTTTGATTATTCTGAATGGGAAACATTATATCAACTGGAGCCTTCAACATCCTGGGAACTGATTGAACTTGACCTTAGCGCCTTCTCAGGCCCGGAAAGCGACCGGATATGGTTTGCTTTTCATGCGGATGATAACGGGCAGGATGCGTCCGGTTGGGCAATTGATAGCGTGCGGGTTTATTCGCCCGAGCCTCCTTACACGTTAACCGGTTACTGGGTGTTTCTCAATGATACTTTGATTGCAACCACTGATACGACTTTCCTGGATCTGCCCGCCCTTTCCTATGGCCAGGAATATACCCTCAATGTAAAAGCACAATATACCAGTGGTTTGAGTTCATCGGAATATGTATCATTTATATCGGAATATTTGTACCCTCCCTCATGTTTCTACCAGGCCGATACCGGGCTCCTGCCACTCATCATGTGCCCGCCGATGGATTCCACAGGCGCTATTCCTCCTGGTTTCCTGGGATATAATCTTTACAGGGATGGGGATTTTGTTGAATTTGTACCAACTGGGCCAATTCCGCCAATATATGTAGATGAGGGTTTACAACCGGGAATCTATCAATACGAACTTACGGCATTATACGATCTTACTTCTTATGGATATCCGGGCGAAACCGGGGAATCTATGCCACTGGAAACCGAATTTATTTGCAGATATGGTTATCCGCTTGATTTCCTGGAAAACTGGGATTCAGGGAATTTTGATGAAAATAATTGGACTACAGACGGGCCAAACTGGTCAATTAACGGCCAGGCAGGGCACCCGGCACCAACTGCCGAATTCACCTGGGATCCGATCCAGAGCAACTACTTTATAAGTCTGGAAAGTTATCCCCTCCAGGCCGATTCTATGTCTGAAGGCCAGATATTCTTGGATTTTGATATCAAGCTTGATGCCGTCATGCCAACAGGTAATGAATTTCTATTTGTTCAGGTCTGGAACTGGGAAAGCCAGGTGTGGGCAACAGCAGACACCTTTTCAAACCTGGAAGGAAGCTTCGACTGGCTTTCGGAACACCTTGATATCACCCCATTAGCTATGAATGAAGTTTTTAAGATTCGCTTTTCTGCCCATGGTGAGAACTCAATAAACATTTTAAGCTGGTGTATTGATAATATCCATGTTTACAGGACTTGTAAAGCACCCTATGATCTGGAAGTTCATGCGAATTATTTTACTGGCGATATTGAATTAAATTGGAAAAGCCCGTTAGGTATAGGTTTTGTGGATCAATGGATTTATTGGGATGATGGGGTAAATGCAGGCAATTCAATAGGTGTTTCCACTCCGTTGGATATTGATGTTGCAGCACGATGGGAGCCGGCACAGCTAACAGATTTTGAAGGTGCTTCTGTAATACAAATCGCCTTCTTTCCGGCAGAAGAAGAGACAACCTACAAGGTCAGGGTTTGGATTGGTGCCGACGCAGCTAATATGGTCGTAGATCAGGAAGTGATTTCCCCTCTTATCGGACAGTGGAACTACGTTACACTGGATACACCGGTGCCGATCGATATCACCCAGGAATTATGGGTTGGTTATCAATTTAACGGATATACCGGATACCCTGCAGGCGTCGATGATGGCCCCGCCATAGATGGTTATGGCAACATGTTGAAATTCGGAGATTGGCAAACCTTGCTGGAAATCGATCCGGAATTGGATTATAATTGGAATATAGCGGCTCATATTCAATCTCTCGATGATAAAAATAGGGATTCCCAAAATTCGGTTAAATATGCCATTTACCGGTCAGATGACGGGGAACCTTATTTCCTCAGAGAATACTCGGATCAGAATTATTATCTGGATGATTCCGTGTGTGGAGGGATTAATTATCACCTCTATAAAGTTTCCGCACTTTTTATAAACGAAAATGACACATGTGAATCAGGTTTTTCAAATGAAGGATGGGAAGGATGTCCCGGAATTGTTGAAAACGAAAATGATTCATTATCCATCTACCCGAACCCAAGCTCGGATGTGATCCGGGTCGAATCAACAGAAACCTTGCATTCTGTCAGCATTTACAACTCCTTTAGTGAATTGATGTTGAAGAAAAAGGTTGATGACCGGCATCTTGAAATACCAGTTTCAGGTTATCCGTCAGGGGTTTACATGATCAGGGTTGAGACAGAAAAGGAGACTATTTCCAGGAAGGTGCTGATAATTCATTGA